One window from the genome of Metabacillus flavus encodes:
- a CDS encoding YwqI/YxiC family protein encodes MSSEIKIVYGEAEQGLQSISIAAKAFKPSAEDPISGNTLDVVTELTDLSSRLEKLLVTYHSILIQNVETTRQCIAYMKNADDTASTTIRRSGPLEME; translated from the coding sequence ATGTCCTCAGAAATAAAAATTGTATACGGTGAAGCCGAACAGGGTCTGCAATCTATATCCATTGCCGCCAAAGCGTTCAAGCCAAGCGCAGAAGATCCAATATCCGGAAACACACTGGATGTCGTAACAGAGCTAACCGATCTTTCCAGCCGGCTGGAGAAGCTCTTAGTAACCTATCATTCTATCCTTATACAGAATGTGGAAACCACAAGACAATGCATTGCTTATATGAAAAATGCCGATGATACGGCTTCCACTACCATAAGGCGTTCCGGACCTTTAGAAATGGAATAG
- a CDS encoding YwqH-like family protein produces MLGYYYDLLREKKEHLSRLTAFSSTLNSKLAEFSAIEQKCMEPDLTDETWNGKHADTFDEMRESGIKTSFQEITGTQFSKIFKAIAEKITSLNAEIKSIQAAIASLEAQAAAERAREAEQAAAKK; encoded by the coding sequence TTGCTGGGATATTATTATGACCTGCTTAGAGAGAAAAAAGAGCACCTATCAAGGCTGACTGCATTTAGCAGTACATTAAACAGCAAGTTGGCGGAATTCAGTGCGATCGAGCAAAAATGCATGGAGCCGGATCTGACTGATGAAACCTGGAACGGAAAACATGCTGATACGTTTGATGAGATGCGGGAATCCGGCATAAAAACTTCCTTTCAGGAAATAACCGGGACTCAGTTCTCAAAAATTTTTAAAGCAATTGCAGAGAAGATTACATCCCTTAACGCAGAAATTAAATCTATTCAAGCAGCCATCGCGTCCCTAGAAGCGCAGGCAGCAGCTGAAAGGGCAAGAGAAGCGGAGCAGGCCGCTGCAAAGAAGTAA
- the mnmH gene encoding tRNA 2-selenouridine(34) synthase MnmH, whose translation MFQDLSVEQLLAMQKEKKIVAVDVRSPSEYKEATIPGALNIPLFNDEERAEIGTIYKQVGVQAAKDRGLEIVSAKLPEFIKTFSAIPQHKAVFCWRGGMRSRTSATVLDLMGIKTFRLDGGVRAYRRWIVDQIENIDFKPEAYLLNGYTGSGKTWLLHQLQAKGYPVLDLEGMANHRGSIFGQIGLKPHNQKTFDSLLIKDALPLQSSPFVVLEAESKRIGKAVLPEFIAERKEQGTQLFLDIPRTERARFLVEDYQPWKHHEECMKAFYRIKARIHTPAAAQIEASLNAGEYEDAVMLLLEYYYDPRYEHTAMRYSEEERITLSVKNAEEALTELVKILPVPVKTV comes from the coding sequence GTGTTTCAGGATCTTTCGGTAGAACAGCTATTAGCAATGCAAAAAGAAAAGAAAATCGTGGCGGTGGATGTCCGTTCTCCATCTGAATACAAGGAAGCGACTATTCCCGGCGCCTTGAACATCCCCCTTTTTAACGATGAGGAGCGGGCTGAGATCGGCACCATCTATAAACAGGTCGGCGTTCAAGCGGCAAAGGACCGCGGACTCGAAATCGTGTCGGCAAAGCTTCCGGAATTCATAAAAACATTCAGCGCCATCCCCCAGCATAAGGCTGTCTTCTGCTGGAGAGGAGGCATGCGGAGCCGAACGTCCGCCACTGTCCTTGATCTAATGGGCATCAAAACGTTCCGGCTGGATGGCGGAGTGCGGGCGTATCGCCGGTGGATCGTCGATCAAATCGAAAACATCGACTTCAAACCGGAAGCCTATTTGCTGAACGGCTATACCGGATCAGGGAAAACCTGGCTGCTCCATCAACTTCAAGCGAAGGGCTACCCTGTGCTGGACCTGGAAGGAATGGCGAACCACCGGGGTTCCATCTTCGGCCAGATTGGCCTGAAGCCCCACAACCAGAAGACCTTCGACTCTCTGCTCATAAAAGATGCCCTCCCGCTCCAGTCATCCCCTTTCGTTGTCCTGGAAGCGGAAAGCAAGCGAATCGGAAAAGCCGTCCTCCCGGAATTTATCGCGGAAAGGAAAGAACAGGGAACCCAGCTGTTCCTCGATATTCCTAGGACGGAACGTGCAAGGTTCCTAGTCGAAGACTACCAGCCATGGAAGCATCATGAAGAGTGCATGAAGGCCTTCTACCGGATAAAAGCCCGCATTCATACACCGGCAGCCGCTCAAATTGAAGCGTCCCTCAACGCAGGCGAATACGAGGACGCGGTCATGCTGCTGCTTGAATACTACTATGACCCGCGCTATGAGCACACTGCAATGCGGTATTCGGAGGAAGAGAGAATTACGCTTTCTGTGAAAAACGCGGAGGAAGCGCTGACTGAGCTGGTGAAGATTTTGCCGGTGCCGGTTAAGACGGTGTAA
- the selD gene encoding selenide, water dikinase SelD, translating to MTQKIKLTSLSTKGGCGCKIGPADLQEVIRSLPPAMPNPDLLVGLDTSDDAGVYRLTDDLAIVQTLDFFTPIVDDPYSFGQVAAANAISDIYAMGGKPLTALNIVAFPIADLDKQILADILRGAGDKLKEAGATLVGGHSIEDKEPKFGLAVTGTVHPDKVRANTGAKPGDKLILTKPIGVGILTSSIKRDLLTEDEVARVTEVMATLNKTAAETMASYDVHACTDVTGFGLLGHTSEMAKGSKAGIRIAKEAVPILPRVRDLAEQGVIPGGTKNNFAHLQGDVTFPNGMDQIDQYILCDAVTSGGLLISVAGDEADALLKDLQDAGVEAGMIGEVTADHPGHIVVSEKF from the coding sequence ATGACACAAAAAATAAAATTAACATCCTTATCCACAAAGGGCGGCTGCGGCTGCAAAATCGGACCGGCTGATTTGCAGGAGGTCATCCGCTCACTTCCCCCTGCCATGCCGAATCCCGATTTGCTTGTCGGACTTGATACGAGCGATGATGCAGGCGTATACCGTCTTACGGACGACCTTGCGATTGTCCAGACGCTTGATTTCTTCACTCCCATCGTTGATGATCCATACTCCTTCGGCCAGGTGGCGGCTGCGAACGCGATCAGCGACATATATGCGATGGGAGGCAAACCGCTTACGGCCCTGAACATTGTTGCCTTCCCGATTGCGGATCTGGACAAGCAAATCCTTGCAGACATCCTTCGCGGGGCAGGCGATAAGCTAAAAGAAGCCGGCGCAACCCTTGTCGGAGGCCACTCTATCGAAGATAAAGAGCCGAAGTTTGGTTTGGCGGTAACCGGAACGGTCCATCCTGATAAAGTGAGGGCCAATACAGGCGCAAAGCCCGGTGATAAACTGATTTTAACGAAACCAATCGGGGTCGGTATCCTGACTTCTTCCATTAAGAGAGACTTGCTTACCGAGGATGAAGTTGCACGGGTTACAGAAGTCATGGCGACCCTGAATAAAACAGCGGCTGAGACGATGGCGTCGTATGATGTCCACGCGTGTACCGATGTTACAGGCTTCGGATTGCTTGGACACACTTCTGAGATGGCAAAAGGAAGCAAGGCGGGCATTCGGATTGCAAAAGAGGCCGTTCCTATCCTTCCAAGAGTCCGGGACCTTGCAGAGCAGGGCGTCATTCCGGGCGGAACAAAAAATAACTTTGCTCATTTGCAGGGTGATGTTACGTTCCCGAATGGCATGGATCAGATTGATCAGTATATTTTGTGCGATGCGGTGACATCGGGAGGACTGCTGATCTCGGTTGCAGGGGATGAAGCTGATGCCCTGCTGAAAGACCTTCAGGACGCAGGTGTGGAAGCGGGTATGATCGGAGAGGTAACGGCGGATCACCCCGGCCATATTGTCGTTTCTGAAAAGTTTTGA
- a CDS encoding permease, with translation MKMAQSALQQTQPSGKKTVWLVTLFLVIAAAGLLYVKWVPYLEKSWIAASTHSIGDSILGSPEAGASPSWSSAWEYAAVYFKAVWKAAILGIVLGSLIQVLIPSQWLLRVLGKTTFGSTAAGGLASLPGMMCTCCAAPMAVGMRKKNVSAGASLAFWIGNPVLNPAVLVFMTFVLSWKFTLLRLAFGLILTFGVSYLANRFMKEEPPLPAEKLMEEAEQAQSGSFLARWGKSLGTMLLYVVPAYVLSVLLLGAARVWLFPNVGEAAANSILVLILFAVAGMLFVIPTAAEIPIIQTFMTMGLGAGPAGALLITLPAVSLPSLLIVAGSFPKKVLAFVAGSVVLLGIAAGLIGMLIL, from the coding sequence ATGAAAATGGCTCAAAGTGCTCTTCAGCAAACACAGCCGTCGGGTAAAAAAACCGTATGGCTTGTGACTCTGTTTCTAGTGATTGCTGCTGCAGGTCTATTATATGTAAAATGGGTGCCGTATCTTGAAAAATCCTGGATTGCGGCTTCCACCCACTCTATCGGAGACTCGATTCTCGGAAGCCCTGAAGCAGGCGCTTCTCCATCGTGGAGCAGCGCATGGGAATATGCCGCGGTTTATTTTAAAGCCGTCTGGAAAGCAGCGATTCTCGGCATCGTGCTTGGCTCGCTCATTCAGGTGCTGATTCCGTCCCAATGGCTTTTGCGTGTTCTCGGTAAAACAACCTTCGGCAGCACGGCTGCCGGAGGGCTGGCTTCCCTTCCTGGCATGATGTGCACATGCTGTGCCGCCCCGATGGCGGTAGGCATGCGGAAAAAGAACGTATCAGCGGGAGCAAGTCTCGCTTTCTGGATCGGGAACCCAGTGCTGAACCCGGCCGTTCTCGTCTTCATGACCTTTGTGCTTTCCTGGAAATTCACCTTACTTCGTCTTGCTTTTGGACTCATCCTGACATTCGGCGTCAGCTACCTGGCCAACCGCTTCATGAAGGAGGAACCGCCGCTTCCGGCAGAAAAGCTGATGGAAGAAGCGGAACAAGCCCAATCCGGCTCCTTTCTTGCGAGATGGGGGAAAAGCCTTGGAACGATGCTCCTTTATGTCGTCCCGGCTTATGTACTTTCCGTTCTTCTGCTTGGCGCAGCACGCGTCTGGCTATTCCCGAACGTTGGTGAAGCTGCCGCTAACAGCATACTTGTTCTAATTCTATTCGCTGTCGCCGGCATGCTTTTCGTCATTCCGACCGCAGCCGAAATTCCCATCATCCAGACCTTTATGACGATGGGTCTCGGTGCAGGACCGGCCGGAGCGCTTCTCATCACGCTTCCTGCTGTCAGCCTCCCGTCACTGTTAATCGTTGCCGGTTCTTTTCCGAAAAAGGTGCTTGCGTTTGTGGCAGGTTCCGTAGTACTGCTTGGGATAGCAGCCGGGTTAATAGGGATGCTTATATTGTAA
- a CDS encoding amino acid permease translates to MEQNNTLRKGLLPRHVQFIALAGMIGTGIFKGSSDTLNMAGPSVVFAYLLGGLLLFIVMSALAEMASVYPNHNTQHLLSKAFGAKTSFIAGWLYWINWIIVTVVEVLAAGSFLQFWFTSIPLWVLALICAVFIISINLTQVKFYGEFEFYFAGIKIITLTLFIILGLSMIFGIIPSPVEDPLSNYTAHGGFFPNGAAGMFGALLVVMFSYGGAELIGVAVTETKDAERVLPKVIKSTVIRVILFYVLPILIICGLIPWNEVSGKESPFVQVFTAIGIPGAAHVMNFVLLTAVLSAANSGIYATSRTLYSMAQNGEAPKKLARLSKQDIPINGIALTAIALTFGVFLAYQTPDEVISYLMTIPGFTVLLIWLGICLAQIKLRNHYPKEPFFKLKWAPFTTIAASLSLAVIFISFVLNKDNVIGTSVCLGILVVLVVVSFFYPKRAK, encoded by the coding sequence ATGGAACAGAACAATACTCTTAGAAAAGGCTTGCTGCCGAGGCATGTCCAATTCATCGCGCTTGCGGGGATGATTGGTACAGGTATTTTTAAAGGCAGTTCCGATACATTGAATATGGCAGGACCGAGCGTCGTGTTTGCTTATTTGCTTGGGGGCCTCCTACTGTTTATTGTCATGTCAGCACTGGCGGAGATGGCCTCTGTCTACCCGAATCACAATACCCAGCATTTACTTTCAAAGGCTTTTGGTGCCAAAACATCCTTTATTGCCGGATGGCTTTACTGGATTAACTGGATCATTGTTACGGTTGTTGAGGTTTTAGCTGCCGGAAGCTTTTTGCAGTTCTGGTTCACATCCATACCATTGTGGGTGCTCGCTCTTATTTGTGCGGTATTTATCATTTCCATTAACCTTACTCAAGTAAAATTTTATGGAGAATTTGAATTTTACTTTGCCGGGATTAAGATCATTACGCTAACCCTTTTTATCATCCTGGGTCTTAGCATGATCTTCGGCATTATTCCTAGCCCTGTTGAGGATCCGCTTTCGAATTACACAGCTCACGGCGGATTTTTCCCGAATGGTGCAGCCGGCATGTTCGGTGCACTCCTCGTTGTCATGTTTTCCTATGGCGGAGCTGAATTGATCGGGGTTGCCGTTACCGAAACAAAGGATGCTGAAAGAGTGCTTCCAAAAGTCATTAAAAGCACTGTGATCCGAGTCATCCTATTCTACGTATTGCCGATTTTAATCATTTGCGGCTTAATTCCGTGGAACGAGGTATCCGGAAAGGAAAGTCCATTTGTTCAAGTCTTTACTGCAATCGGCATTCCCGGAGCAGCCCACGTCATGAACTTCGTGCTGCTGACAGCTGTGCTATCCGCAGCCAATTCCGGGATCTACGCAACATCCAGAACGTTATACTCCATGGCTCAAAACGGAGAAGCACCCAAAAAGCTTGCCAGGCTATCTAAACAGGACATCCCGATTAACGGAATTGCCCTTACAGCCATTGCTCTTACCTTTGGCGTATTCCTGGCCTACCAAACACCTGATGAAGTCATCAGCTATTTAATGACCATTCCCGGATTTACTGTGTTGCTGATTTGGCTTGGCATCTGTCTCGCCCAAATCAAGCTTCGCAACCACTATCCGAAGGAGCCTTTTTTCAAGCTGAAATGGGCACCATTTACAACGATTGCTGCCAGTCTGTCTTTGGCCGTCATTTTTATATCCTTTGTGCTTAATAAAGACAATGTGATTGGGACTTCGGTTTGCCTTGGAATTTTGGTTGTTTTGGTGGTTGTTTCGTTTTTTTATCCGAAACGTGCAAAATAA
- a CDS encoding methyl-accepting chemotaxis protein, whose amino-acid sequence MFQKMKWKNIKIRGKYNLIFSFAAAAFLVSVLITYFYLDLSSRELKETKSKNELSMYAGELVSLYQEKYLLIPEYILLSDDEKLNEYLQYSGKFVETAKKLKPQLSREQISTFNKLIDNNNKLDQQFFSVVVPNVQQINTAEYKEMQALVNKLKEDTSKLGDELKNAAAGSSEKAMDTSLNHLSNVTLILIITAVASICLSFLLLYLVSMNLRKNLNNVIKVSEEIAGGVLNVKNLDYEGTDEIGQLSKSINYMGQRLRDMISSISNLSKEVDQQSTTLLESTEEVKQGSEQIAITIEDISRNGHSQAENAVKISLNTQAFSDEMANAKENTVKLVDFTNQILQVSINGDEQMHESQKQMKIINELVETSVHKVQGLEAKTQSISEIVDVIRSIADQTNLLALNASIEAARAGEAGKGFAVVASEVRKLAEQVSNSSQSISSIVYSVKEETTGIAKDLTQGFAEVHKGSEQFELTRKQFSDIKGQVAEMSDQVKNISSIFSSVQESGQEINESVEHIAAASEEAAAGSEEISAAAHEQSHSIDSIFSSAKMLTGLVEQMNGLIKKFQL is encoded by the coding sequence TTGTTTCAAAAGATGAAGTGGAAAAATATCAAAATCCGCGGGAAGTATAACCTTATTTTTTCATTTGCTGCGGCAGCATTTTTAGTATCTGTACTTATAACTTATTTTTATCTGGATTTATCAAGCCGTGAATTGAAAGAGACAAAGTCGAAAAATGAACTGTCTATGTATGCGGGAGAGCTTGTTTCTCTCTATCAGGAAAAATATCTGCTGATTCCTGAATACATTTTGCTTTCGGATGATGAGAAGCTGAATGAGTATTTGCAGTACAGCGGAAAATTCGTCGAAACAGCTAAAAAGTTAAAGCCACAGCTGAGCAGGGAACAAATCTCTACCTTCAACAAGCTTATTGACAATAACAATAAATTGGATCAGCAGTTCTTCAGCGTGGTGGTTCCAAACGTTCAGCAGATCAATACAGCCGAGTATAAAGAAATGCAGGCACTGGTCAATAAGCTGAAAGAGGATACATCGAAGCTCGGGGATGAACTGAAAAATGCAGCAGCTGGCTCCAGTGAGAAAGCAATGGATACCTCTTTAAACCATCTATCAAATGTTACGCTGATTCTCATCATTACGGCCGTTGCTTCCATCTGCCTCTCGTTTTTGCTGCTTTATTTAGTCAGCATGAACTTAAGGAAGAACTTGAATAATGTGATTAAGGTGAGTGAGGAGATAGCAGGCGGCGTATTAAATGTAAAGAACTTGGATTATGAGGGAACAGATGAAATTGGTCAGCTGTCGAAATCCATTAACTATATGGGACAGCGTCTTCGTGACATGATTTCCTCCATCTCGAATCTTTCCAAAGAGGTGGACCAGCAAAGTACCACTCTCCTTGAATCGACGGAAGAAGTGAAACAGGGAAGCGAGCAGATTGCCATAACCATCGAAGATATTTCGAGAAATGGTCACTCTCAAGCGGAGAATGCTGTCAAAATTTCTTTGAATACGCAAGCGTTTAGTGACGAAATGGCAAACGCTAAAGAAAATACAGTGAAATTAGTAGATTTTACGAATCAAATTCTTCAAGTCTCCATTAATGGAGATGAACAGATGCATGAGTCACAGAAGCAAATGAAAATCATCAATGAACTCGTTGAAACATCTGTTCATAAAGTGCAAGGTTTAGAAGCGAAGACCCAATCCATTTCTGAGATTGTGGATGTCATAAGGTCCATCGCCGATCAAACAAACCTTTTAGCACTCAATGCTTCCATTGAAGCAGCCAGAGCGGGAGAGGCTGGAAAAGGGTTTGCAGTCGTTGCAAGCGAAGTTCGAAAACTGGCTGAGCAAGTATCAAATTCCAGTCAAAGTATTTCATCCATTGTTTACAGTGTGAAAGAGGAGACGACTGGCATAGCGAAGGATTTGACACAGGGATTTGCGGAGGTCCATAAAGGATCAGAACAATTTGAGTTAACGAGGAAACAATTTTCGGATATTAAAGGCCAGGTAGCTGAAATGTCAGACCAGGTAAAGAACATTTCATCTATTTTTAGCTCTGTTCAGGAATCCGGCCAGGAAATCAATGAATCCGTCGAACATATTGCTGCGGCATCCGAGGAAGCAGCTGCAGGATCCGAAGAAATTTCTGCTGCTGCACATGAACAAAGCCACTCGATTGACAGCATTTTTTCCAGTGCAAAAATGCTGACCGGGTTGGTCGAACAAATGAACGGTTTAATCAAGAAGTTTCAGCTCTAA
- a CDS encoding sugar ABC transporter substrate-binding protein → MGEKEVLKVLHKNSQVCILFLIMLLFSSACTNQVANEPKKADRIKLVSDDGKPYIGFVLDTLKEERWYKDKALFEEKVVQMGGQVKTLAANGLDDIQIKQAELLIQEGADVLVVVPHNAEISAKIVDMAHKAGVKVISYDRLIKNSKVDYYISFDNEKVGELQASEVVKKVSKGNFAYIGGAESDNNAVLFRKGAMKVIQPLIDKGDIKIVYDQYTDEWKPETAQKNMQSALEQNSNQIDAVIAANDGTAGGVINALSSAGLSGNIPVSGQDAELMGVKRIVEGTQTMTVYKPITLLAGKVAEVAVKAAKGEKVATDRTVNNGEIDVPSILLDPIAVTKNNIKDTVIKDGYLTEEELYKK, encoded by the coding sequence ATGGGGGAGAAAGAAGTGCTAAAAGTTCTTCATAAAAACAGCCAGGTATGCATCCTGTTTCTAATCATGCTCCTATTCAGTTCCGCATGTACCAATCAAGTTGCAAATGAACCTAAAAAAGCTGATCGGATAAAGCTGGTTTCTGATGACGGGAAGCCTTATATTGGATTTGTATTAGATACGCTTAAAGAGGAGCGCTGGTATAAGGATAAGGCTTTATTTGAAGAAAAGGTCGTTCAGATGGGGGGACAGGTGAAAACGTTAGCCGCCAATGGACTGGATGATATTCAAATAAAGCAAGCAGAACTGTTAATTCAAGAAGGGGCAGATGTATTGGTCGTCGTGCCTCATAACGCTGAAATATCGGCCAAGATTGTGGATATGGCTCATAAAGCAGGTGTAAAGGTTATTTCCTATGACCGATTGATAAAAAACTCAAAAGTTGATTATTATATTTCATTTGATAATGAAAAGGTTGGAGAACTCCAGGCGAGTGAGGTTGTTAAAAAAGTATCAAAAGGTAATTTTGCCTACATAGGCGGAGCAGAATCTGATAATAATGCAGTGCTATTTCGCAAAGGAGCGATGAAGGTTATTCAACCGCTCATCGACAAAGGCGATATTAAAATAGTCTATGACCAATATACCGATGAATGGAAACCGGAAACAGCGCAGAAGAATATGCAGTCAGCTCTAGAACAAAACTCAAACCAAATCGATGCTGTTATAGCCGCAAACGATGGTACAGCTGGAGGGGTAATCAATGCCTTGTCCTCTGCCGGACTATCGGGCAACATTCCTGTATCTGGGCAGGATGCTGAGTTAATGGGTGTAAAACGAATCGTTGAAGGGACACAAACGATGACTGTGTATAAACCAATCACTCTACTGGCAGGGAAAGTTGCTGAAGTAGCAGTGAAGGCAGCAAAAGGAGAAAAGGTAGCAACGGATCGAACAGTGAATAATGGAGAAATAGACGTTCCCTCCATTCTATTGGATCCTATAGCGGTTACAAAAAATAACATTAAAGACACGGTCATTAAAGATGGCTATTTAACTGAAGAAGAACTGTATAAAAAATAA
- a CDS encoding YfmQ family protein has protein sequence MTTWFIILLIVISTLKVVLASPPTFVMEWLLNKFALHARLSEETTTITLRGKRLEGEEKTQFIHHFNEATFFDRYDEYDVPAENTGTPLVINTKKGKMDVLLDVYIYSDHVDVFKQDNKKAAAYSLRSDKLQDVPMPLAGNGNFI, from the coding sequence ATGACTACCTGGTTTATCATTTTGCTAATAGTTATCAGCACTCTTAAAGTAGTACTTGCCAGTCCCCCAACCTTCGTTATGGAATGGCTGCTCAACAAATTCGCCTTGCATGCAAGGCTCAGTGAAGAGACCACCACTATAACCCTTAGAGGAAAACGCTTGGAAGGAGAAGAAAAAACTCAATTTATTCACCATTTTAATGAAGCGACATTTTTTGATCGATATGATGAATACGATGTACCTGCAGAGAACACAGGAACCCCATTGGTCATTAATACGAAGAAAGGCAAAATGGATGTCCTGCTGGATGTGTATATTTACAGCGATCATGTGGATGTTTTCAAGCAGGATAACAAGAAGGCAGCAGCCTATAGTCTGCGGTCTGATAAGCTTCAAGACGTTCCTATGCCTTTGGCGGGGAATGGCAATTTTATTTAG
- a CDS encoding SGNH/GDSL hydrolase family protein, which translates to MKIICFGDSLTRGITLDKGRLRITKKNYPNYLKEFLNRNITVINKGVFNDNSDLLLKRLKKDVLEENPDFVIIGIGGNDCNFDWNEVAEHPDSEHQAIVPADRYIANVRTMTERMKEAGITPIVMTLPPLDPVRYYQFLFKQYGSSIGHWISLKGGMEHWHGMYNDRLMNLADEMQVGKADVRTALRQAGSLQDLISDDGIHLTSAGYRVVGREISCFFNGGEK; encoded by the coding sequence ATGAAAATCATATGTTTTGGAGACAGTTTGACAAGGGGCATAACCCTTGACAAAGGAAGACTAAGAATTACGAAAAAGAATTACCCAAATTATTTGAAGGAATTCTTAAACCGTAATATAACCGTGATCAACAAAGGGGTATTCAATGATAATTCTGATCTTCTTTTGAAAAGACTGAAGAAGGATGTGCTGGAGGAGAATCCTGATTTCGTCATCATCGGAATTGGCGGGAATGACTGCAATTTCGATTGGAATGAAGTGGCGGAACATCCCGATTCGGAGCATCAGGCCATTGTTCCGGCCGACCGCTACATTGCAAATGTGAGGACGATGACAGAGAGAATGAAAGAGGCTGGGATTACCCCAATTGTGATGACCCTTCCGCCGCTGGACCCTGTGCGGTACTACCAATTTTTATTCAAGCAATACGGCAGTTCCATTGGTCATTGGATCAGTTTGAAGGGCGGCATGGAGCATTGGCATGGCATGTATAATGACCGTTTAATGAACCTCGCGGATGAAATGCAGGTGGGGAAAGCAGACGTCAGGACAGCTCTAAGACAAGCTGGCAGCCTTCAGGATTTGATTAGTGATGATGGAATCCACTTAACATCTGCAGGGTACAGAGTAGTTGGCAGGGAAATCTCCTGTTTTTTTAATGGCGGGGAAAAATAA
- a CDS encoding esterase-like activity of phytase family protein encodes MKKITVLKVMAISIICASAFACSNKQEEGSKEKEKTSASSVKLIGKYQFENPPKLAKDIHAAMGSSLLHLPEDPDHIFYSSSDRGPNGELTVNKEERRTFPIPTYTPAVYKIELSKGKIKVADKIQLKLPKGSDPITGNAFITGLPNFKETDEAPYDATGKKVLSYDPYGLDTEGLAYNPADQTFWLSDEYRPSLVQMKKDGTLLQRLVPAGLETDFKKAPLLPVKANLPGDLTKREENRGFESVSITPDGRYLFTMTQSALINPDENSRITRILKIDLKTTKVIAEFAYISEDGRKLGLDQSDIVVSDLFAIDEHSLLVDERDTASGKEAKFKKIYKINLQEASNILDKDKEKGKTLEQMNAEDQKAAGIKAVAKKEVVDLLKFGYPFEKAEGITLVGNKLAVINDDDFGVTDPNSKTELWLFQLP; translated from the coding sequence ATGAAGAAAATTACGGTTCTTAAAGTCATGGCAATCTCCATCATTTGCGCATCCGCATTCGCATGTTCCAACAAACAGGAGGAGGGGAGCAAAGAAAAAGAGAAAACGTCAGCCTCTTCCGTTAAGCTTATTGGAAAATATCAATTTGAAAATCCGCCAAAGCTAGCGAAGGATATCCATGCGGCGATGGGATCTTCGCTTCTCCATCTTCCGGAGGATCCTGATCATATTTTTTATTCGTCGTCGGACCGCGGGCCGAACGGGGAATTGACCGTCAATAAGGAAGAACGGAGAACCTTTCCAATCCCGACGTATACGCCTGCCGTATATAAAATCGAACTTTCCAAAGGGAAAATAAAAGTAGCAGATAAAATCCAATTAAAGCTGCCAAAGGGATCCGATCCGATTACAGGAAATGCCTTTATTACCGGTTTGCCTAATTTTAAGGAAACGGATGAAGCTCCGTATGATGCGACAGGAAAAAAGGTGTTGTCGTATGATCCCTACGGTCTGGATACAGAGGGGCTTGCTTACAACCCTGCTGATCAAACGTTTTGGTTAAGTGATGAATACCGTCCAAGTCTTGTTCAGATGAAAAAAGACGGTACCCTTTTACAACGTCTAGTGCCGGCAGGTTTGGAAACGGACTTCAAAAAAGCTCCTTTACTTCCTGTAAAAGCGAATTTGCCTGGTGATTTAACAAAGCGTGAGGAAAATAGAGGATTCGAATCAGTGTCTATTACTCCAGATGGACGCTACCTTTTTACAATGACGCAAAGTGCTCTGATAAACCCTGATGAAAATTCGAGGATCACACGAATTTTAAAGATTGATTTGAAAACTACAAAGGTAATCGCCGAATTTGCCTATATTTCTGAGGATGGACGAAAGCTTGGACTGGATCAAAGTGATATTGTCGTCTCTGATCTTTTTGCAATAGATGAACATAGTCTTCTTGTCGACGAACGGGATACAGCCTCAGGAAAAGAAGCGAAATTTAAGAAAATCTATAAAATTAATCTCCAAGAGGCAAGCAATATTTTAGATAAGGATAAGGAGAAAGGAAAAACGCTCGAGCAAATGAACGCAGAGGATCAAAAAGCTGCGGGAATAAAAGCAGTGGCTAAAAAGGAAGTCGTCGATCTGCTGAAATTCGGTTATCCGTTTGAAAAAGCTGAAGGAATAACACTGGTTGGCAATAAATTAGCGGTCATTAATGATGACGATTTTGGAGTAACCGATCCGAACAGTAAAACAGAGCTTTGGTTATTCCAGTTACCATAA